The following is a genomic window from Thioclava electrotropha.
TCTTGCGCAGCTTGCAGATATAGACGTCGATGACCTTGTCGAAGGGCTGGTCGTCGCTCATCCCGTAGACCGCGTCATAGATCGCGCCTTTCGCAATCACCTTGTTCGCGTTCAGTGCCAAGTGCTGGAAGATCGCATGTTCGCGGTTCGAAAGTTTCAGCCGTGCGCCGGAGACCAGCGGGTCGCGACCGTCGAAGAAAGCGGTGATCTCGCCGACGCTGATGCTCTCGGCGGCGTGGCCATAGGAGCGCCGGATGATCGAGTTGATCCGCGACAGCGCTTCGATCCCCTTGATCGGGCTCACCATGACGTCGTCGGCCCCGGCATCGAGTGCTTCCGAGGCATCGCGCGAGTTCTTGAAGTCGCGCATTACCAGAACCGGGTTGCGGCAGCCGCAGCTACGGATGGCCCGGATGTAGTCAGTCACTTCCGGGCAGTCGCCGATCAGGATCGCCCGCGTGTCGACGCCCTTCTGGTTCAGCGTACTGAGATCGGACGCGAAGAAGGATGCGGGGACGAGGACGGGTTGCAGCCCAACGCTCTCCAGCTCGCTGAGCAGGCCGCGAACGCGGCCATCGCGAGGCTCAAAGACGTAAATATTCATGCAGGCCTCCATCCCGGGCAAGTTTCTCGCACAAGCGGCAAGATCACGCTAAGTTGCCACAAAGGATTAGTCAAGAATAGTACTGATTTATATTGGACACTATTTATGTTTTGCTTTAATTTGGCGGAATGTGCTGGTGATGTGAGGAAACTATGCTTGCTTCTTTGCGCCGAAAAGGTAATCGGGCGTCGTTTTCTCGCGCCGGGGTTCGTGGGGCGCTCGTCGCGCTCTCCGTCATTGCAGGGACGCTCTGCGCGATCCCGGCCGCCGCACAGGTTCGCATCAAGGATATCGCCAGTTTCGAGGGCGTGCGTGAGAACCAGCTCGTGGGCTACGGTCTCGTGGTCGGTCTGAACGGGACCGGCGACACCCTCAACGGCAGCCCCTTCACCAAGAAGTCGATCGAGGGGATGCTCGAACGGCTCGGCGTCGGCAACCTCTCCGGCGATGCGATCAAGACGAAGAACACAGCCGCGGTGATGGTGACGGCAAAATTGCCTCCCTTCGCCCGCCGCGGCTCGACGATCGACGTGACGATCTCTTCGCTCGGCAATGCGGACAGTCTGCGCGGTGGCACGCTGATCGTGACGCCGCTCGTCGGGGCGGATGGCGAGATCTATGCGGTGGGGCAGGGGCCGATCTCGGTCGCGGGCTATAGCGCGAAGGGCAATGCGGCGAGCATCGTGGATGGAGTGCCGACCGTCGCGCGGATGGAGAACGGCGCCATCGTCGAGAAGGAAATCGCA
Proteins encoded in this region:
- a CDS encoding response regulator transcription factor codes for the protein MNIYVFEPRDGRVRGLLSELESVGLQPVLVPASFFASDLSTLNQKGVDTRAILIGDCPEVTDYIRAIRSCGCRNPVLVMRDFKNSRDASEALDAGADDVMVSPIKGIEALSRINSIIRRSYGHAAESISVGEITAFFDGRDPLVSGARLKLSNREHAIFQHLALNANKVIAKGAIYDAVYGMSDDQPFDKVIDVYICKLRKKIADAADSGHQYIETVYGRGYKFSELESTRDVKLAAYEQTDARGTVAAR
- a CDS encoding flagellar basal body P-ring protein FlgI, which codes for MLASLRRKGNRASFSRAGVRGALVALSVIAGTLCAIPAAAQVRIKDIASFEGVRENQLVGYGLVVGLNGTGDTLNGSPFTKKSIEGMLERLGVGNLSGDAIKTKNTAAVMVTAKLPPFARRGSTIDVTISSLGNADSLRGGTLIVTPLVGADGEIYAVGQGPISVAGYSAKGNAASIVDGVPTVARMENGAIVEKEIAFELNSMNSVRLSLREPDFTTASRVAGVINDKLGHNTAQMLDPSTIEVQAKGKYGVPELLAMIENLPVTPDSVAKVVVDEKSGTIVIGSNVRIDQVAISQGGLTVKVKESYAVSQPKPISIGETVVVPETDVQVEERNTQFSVLQGGDVSLQDLVDGLNAIGVGARQTISILQAIKAAGALHADLEII